In Desulfobacterales bacterium, a single window of DNA contains:
- a CDS encoding ABC-type transport auxiliary lipoprotein family protein, which produces MNAALKSSLFVMIAALLLSACASVGQPSKKIDFYTLEYDPPQVSNESEKIPFTIKISRFQVSPLYNSNKIIYRDKAFARNEYYYRKWRANPGDTITYLLKRDLQHSVLFKAVFSHEDGFSCDYLLAGAVDEFFEQDNPDSWEAVLSITIALIKENEPDVGKRIIFQKTYRTRKPTLQKNPKSLSEAMSLAMAQVSEEVIRDTFQALKTVR; this is translated from the coding sequence ATGAATGCTGCTTTAAAATCGTCTCTATTTGTCATGATCGCCGCCCTGCTCTTAAGCGCTTGCGCAAGCGTCGGGCAGCCCAGCAAAAAAATAGATTTTTATACCCTTGAATACGACCCGCCCCAAGTGTCAAATGAATCCGAAAAAATCCCGTTTACCATTAAAATCAGCCGGTTCCAGGTTTCCCCTTTATACAATTCCAATAAAATCATTTATCGGGACAAAGCGTTTGCCCGTAATGAATATTATTACCGAAAATGGCGCGCCAACCCGGGAGACACGATCACTTACCTTCTCAAGCGGGATTTGCAGCATTCAGTGCTCTTTAAAGCAGTGTTCAGTCACGAAGACGGATTTAGCTGCGATTATCTGCTGGCGGGTGCTGTTGATGAATTCTTTGAACAGGACAATCCGGATTCATGGGAAGCTGTACTGTCCATCACCATCGCTTTGATTAAAGAAAACGAACCGGACGTCGGCAAGCGCATCATTTTTCAGAAAACCTACCGGACCCGGAAACCGACTTTGCAAAAAAATCCAAAATCATTATCAGAAGCGATGAGTCTTGCAATGGCGCAAGTGTCTGAAGAGGTAATCCGCGACACCTTCCAAGCTTTAAAGACGGTTAGATAA
- a CDS encoding ketoacyl-ACP synthase III, producing the protein MKRSVITGTGRYVPPRVVTNNDLAQWMDTSDEWIQQRSGIIKRHWVPEEGGVGSSDLGLEAAKIALKRANWQPQDIDMIIFATLSPDIYFPGSGCLLQHKLGLETTPALDIRQQCSGFLYGMTTADAYIRSGLANRILFVGAEVHSTGLNISTAGRDVTVLFGDGAGAVCLEGVESDVEVGILGSALHAQDEFATSLMIEAPSHRLKKSITADMLKEGRQYPVMDGRAVFKNAVRRLPLVAQEVLQKTGLSKEDIDLFIPHQANLRINQAFQEAMKLPEEKVYHNIQQYGNTTAASIPIAFDEALEKKIIQSGSTVLFLGLGSGLTWGAVIYRLP; encoded by the coding sequence ATGAAACGATCAGTGATTACCGGCACCGGGCGCTATGTCCCTCCGCGGGTGGTAACAAACAACGATCTGGCCCAGTGGATGGACACGTCCGATGAGTGGATCCAGCAGCGAAGCGGTATTATCAAGCGACATTGGGTGCCGGAGGAGGGCGGCGTTGGATCATCTGATTTGGGGCTTGAAGCTGCCAAAATAGCCCTTAAGCGGGCAAACTGGCAGCCCCAAGACATCGATATGATCATTTTTGCGACACTGAGTCCGGATATTTATTTTCCGGGGTCCGGCTGTCTGCTGCAACACAAGCTGGGGCTTGAGACAACGCCCGCGCTTGACATTCGTCAGCAATGCTCCGGGTTTTTATATGGAATGACAACCGCCGATGCATATATTCGCAGCGGTCTGGCCAATCGCATCCTGTTTGTGGGGGCAGAGGTTCACAGTACCGGTCTGAACATCTCAACAGCGGGCCGGGATGTCACCGTTCTATTCGGTGACGGCGCCGGAGCTGTATGCCTGGAAGGGGTAGAAAGCGACGTTGAAGTCGGCATCCTGGGTTCGGCCCTGCATGCCCAAGATGAATTTGCCACGAGCCTGATGATTGAAGCACCCTCCCATCGGCTGAAGAAAAGCATCACCGCAGACATGCTCAAGGAGGGGCGGCAGTATCCGGTGATGGATGGCCGGGCTGTTTTTAAAAATGCCGTCCGGCGGCTTCCGCTGGTTGCACAGGAAGTTCTCCAAAAAACCGGCCTTTCAAAGGAAGATATTGATCTGTTTATACCGCACCAGGCCAATTTGCGCATCAATCAGGCGTTTCAGGAGGCGATGAAGCTGCCGGAAGAAAAAGTCTACCACAACATCCAGCAATACGGCAACACCACCGCTGCCAGCATTCCCATTGCATTTGATGAGGCCCTTGAAAAAAAGATCATTCAATCCGGCAGCACCGTCCTTTTTCTGGGGCTCGGGTCGGGACTGACCTGGGGGGCTGTGATATACCGGCTGCCTTAA
- a CDS encoding MlaD family protein, which yields MSKYLEKGQHYVAYFDESIQGLDRDSPVKYRGVPVGRVKSVSVAPDGTLVQVIMKIESKLEPETEKEAMEDIVAQLKSIGITGIMFLELDRKNKSDPEIVPKLTFEPDYPVIATKPSEIKLLLEGVDEVLKQFKSIDGKGLTDSAKATLGKIDRSVDDIQIKEISADIRNTLNNINSILNDTQSRMDNAARSAESVMGTAHDTLKRFDNMLAANEKGIGSAVNEANRFIQNADTAVKQLSQIVSGNKAALTEAISGFNRSVKNLEDLLTAGNRLIKKGGSTFSELQPRLLVIMQQLEITVDNLKIFSESIAEQPSQLLFGEPPAPRQTEPDAFQKR from the coding sequence ATGTCCAAGTACCTGGAAAAAGGCCAGCATTACGTGGCCTATTTTGATGAATCCATTCAAGGGCTGGACAGAGATTCTCCTGTCAAATACCGGGGCGTCCCGGTCGGCAGGGTTAAAAGTGTGAGCGTGGCCCCGGACGGCACCCTGGTTCAGGTCATTATGAAAATAGAATCAAAATTGGAACCTGAAACAGAAAAAGAAGCCATGGAAGATATCGTCGCTCAACTTAAATCCATCGGCATCACCGGAATCATGTTCCTGGAACTCGATCGTAAAAATAAGAGTGATCCGGAAATAGTCCCGAAGCTCACCTTTGAGCCCGATTATCCTGTGATCGCCACCAAGCCGTCGGAAATCAAATTGTTGCTTGAAGGTGTCGATGAAGTATTGAAACAGTTTAAATCCATTGACGGCAAGGGACTGACGGACAGCGCCAAGGCAACTCTTGGAAAAATCGACCGCAGCGTAGACGACATCCAGATCAAGGAAATTTCAGCCGATATTCGCAACACACTGAACAACATCAACAGCATTTTAAATGATACCCAGAGCCGCATGGACAACGCGGCGCGATCGGCAGAATCAGTCATGGGCACAGCCCATGATACCCTTAAGCGCTTTGATAACATGCTGGCTGCAAATGAAAAAGGAATAGGCTCGGCCGTGAATGAAGCCAATCGTTTTATACAGAATGCAGATACCGCGGTGAAGCAGTTAAGCCAGATCGTCAGCGGAAACAAAGCGGCGTTAACGGAAGCGATTTCCGGCTTCAACCGGAGCGTTAAAAATCTTGAAGACCTGTTAACAGCAGGAAACCGGCTGATAAAAAAAGGCGGCAGCACCTTTTCAGAGCTGCAGCCGCGGCTGCTCGTTATCATGCAGCAACTTGAAATAACAGTTGATAATTTAAAAATTTTCTCAGAAAGTATTGCCGAGCAACCATCGCAGCTGCTGTTCGGTGAACCGCCGGCCCCCAGGCAGACCGAACCGGATGCCTTTCAAAAACGGTAG